The following proteins come from a genomic window of Pseudomonas putida:
- a CDS encoding oxidase: MSILSVFHPASPELPNKVLTHHDDIAATLAEQGVRFVHAEPGLRVRPGTAQDEVLDACRVYLDELMTAHGSKAFALLNRDGEDPAQVDVRDEHVHEADELFAVVSGRAQVGLRLGDWVYSVLCEKGDQLLVPAGTRRWVELGDAPFCLAFRLYGSEQGMQARFTGDVTARAFLGIDEL; the protein is encoded by the coding sequence ATGAGCATTCTCAGCGTTTTTCACCCCGCCAGCCCGGAACTGCCGAACAAGGTGCTGACTCACCACGACGATATCGCTGCCACCTTGGCTGAACAGGGCGTGCGCTTTGTCCACGCCGAACCTGGCCTGCGGGTGCGCCCGGGCACGGCCCAGGACGAGGTGCTGGATGCTTGCCGCGTGTATCTGGATGAGTTGATGACGGCGCATGGCAGCAAGGCCTTCGCGTTGCTCAACCGCGACGGTGAAGACCCGGCACAGGTCGATGTGCGTGATGAACATGTGCATGAGGCCGACGAGCTGTTCGCCGTGGTCAGCGGGCGGGCGCAGGTTGGCCTGCGGTTGGGCGACTGGGTGTATTCGGTGCTGTGCGAGAAAGGTGACCAGCTGCTGGTGCCGGCCGGGACGCGGCGCTGGGTTGAGCTGGGGGATGCACCGTTTTGCCTGGCGTTTCGCTTGTACGGCAGCGAGCAGGGCATGCAGGCGCGGTTTACCGGGGATGTAACGGCGCGGGCGTTTCTGGGGATCGACGAGTTGTAA
- a CDS encoding DUF3509 domain-containing protein encodes MDLIQQKFASVFSAYQVNTQARPDGGVLLTLRAADGKVTRRVLTYGQLHSAEQLSWAISAIRRDLAEEASELPVISMLQSQQRFALPTYR; translated from the coding sequence ATGGACCTCATCCAGCAAAAGTTCGCCTCGGTATTTTCGGCCTATCAGGTAAATACCCAAGCCCGGCCCGATGGCGGTGTACTGCTTACCCTGCGCGCAGCGGATGGCAAGGTTACCCGCCGGGTGCTGACCTATGGGCAATTGCACAGTGCCGAACAGCTGTCTTGGGCGATCAGTGCCATCCGTCGTGACCTGGCTGAAGAGGCCAGTGAGTTGCCGGTCATCTCGATGCTGCAGAGCCAGCAGCGGTTTGCCTTGCCGACCTATCGTTGA